A single region of the Cherax quadricarinatus isolate ZL_2023a chromosome 11, ASM3850222v1, whole genome shotgun sequence genome encodes:
- the LOC128687711 gene encoding zinc finger protein 300 produces MADHKRAEHTSVHTEGKPYQCLVCSKNFARKSHLVVHMRVHTGEKPYRCTRCLKTFSHKSHLTAHKTIHTGEKPYCCTVCKKGFSIKANLATHMTVHTGEKLYRCPVCLKDFSYKSYRAIHMRYHTGEKPFQCSECLADFSRKSHLETHKKVHSGERPYQCSVCLKDFLLKSHLVSHGTVHSGEKPYQCSECLKSFSRKPDLVKHGKIHTGEKPYQCAECLKNFSRKSDLDIHARVHSGEKPYQCAECLKPFSQKSHLAKHVIVHTGEKPYKCAECPKAFSYKSSLAKHRKVHPVDNIDYKNI; encoded by the coding sequence ATGGCTGATCATAAAAGAGCAGAACATACGAGTGTTCATACAGAAGGAAAGCCATATCAGTGTTTAGTGTGTTCAAAAAACTTTGCTCGAAAATCACATCTTGTTGTTCACATGCGagttcatactggagagaagccatatcgGTGTACACGATGTCTAAAAACTTTTTCACATAAATCACATCTCACAGCTCATAAGAcaattcatacaggagagaaaccatattgTTGTACAGTGTGTAAAAAGGGCTTTTCAATAAAAGCAAATTTGGCAACACACATGACagttcatactggagagaaattATATCGATGTCCAGTGTGTCTGAAAGACTTCTCGTACAAATCATATCGAGCCATTCACATGAGGtatcatacaggagagaaaccatttcAATGTTCTGAATGTCTGGCAGACTTCTCACGAAAATCGCATCTAGAAACACATAAGAAAGTTCATTCAGGGGAGAGACCTTATCAGTGTTCTGTGTGTTTAAAAGATTTTTTATTAAAATCACATCTAGTAAGTCATGGAACGGTTCATTCAGgggaaaaaccatatcagtgctcTGAGTGTTTAAAAAGCTTTTCACGAAAGCCAGATCTAGTGAAACATGGAaaaattcatacaggagagaaaccataccaGTGCGCAGAATGCTTAAAAAACTTTTCACGGAAATCTGATCTAGATATCCATGCAAGGGTTCAttcaggagagaaaccatatcagtgtgcAGAGTGCTTAAAACCCTTCTCCCAGAAGTCACATTTAGCAAAACATGTAATAGTTCATACAGGAGAAAAACCATACAAGTGTGCTGAGTGTCCAAAAGCCTTTTCATATAAATCTTCTTTAGCAAAACATAGGAAAGTTCATCCAGTAGATAATATTGACTATAAGAATATTTAA